The Penaeus monodon isolate SGIC_2016 chromosome 8, NSTDA_Pmon_1, whole genome shotgun sequence sequence CATATTTCTAACGCTATTAAAATCTTCCCAATTATATTTTGACCTCGACCTTTTCATGACCTTTTTGTGACCTTTTCGTGACTTTTTCGTGGCTGCGAACTGACCTGAGCGACGCTGTGATGGACGACACGATCTGGCCGATGAGGCGGTTGAGGTTCTCGTAGGAGGGGCGCTCGATGCCCAGGTTCCTTCGGCAGATGTCGTAGATGGCTTCGTTGTCGACCATGAAGGCGCAGTCGGAGTGCTCGAGGGTCGTGTGGGTCGTCAGGATGGAGTTGTAGGGCTCGACGACCGCCGTGCAGATCTGGGAAGCCGGGAGGAGTTAGATTGGTTTCGGTCGTTGATAAGGCAGGCGGCGGGGtcgccatctttctttctctttctctttctctctctttctctttctctttctctctctttctctgtcactctcactcacttcccccttcccttcccttctccctctccatctcattctcactctcactctcccactcctactccttttccctgTTTTCCACTTTCctattcccactccctctcccccacagaCCCTCCAGTGCGCACCTGGGGGGCGGGGTACACGGTGAACTGCAGTTTGCTCTTCTTCCCGTAGTCAACTGAGAGCCTCTCCATCAGCAGGGACGTGAAGCCAGATCCGGTGCCTCCGCCGAAGGAGTGGAAGACGAGGAAGCCCTGTGGAAGCAGAGGAAATGAGATCCTGGTTTTTGTATTTCGGTCCGTTATGTAGGGCAGACTCTCAAAAATTATCATGCAGaagtctcattctctctttgttttttttatctatgtgtcGTTTGCAATCAGTCATATCATTACGATTTTCCCATGAATTTCCTCTTAACGATATGAGAAAACAAGAATCGAAAAATCTCACGGTCATGAAATATGAAGAAATCTTacactctctcttccatttttttccctggcTATTTTCTTCACACTCATCAACTTCACTCAAACGGAAATCTTACCTGAAGACCTGAGCAAGCATCTGCCATCTTGCGCAGCTTGTCCATTACTAAATCCACTTGTTCTTTCCCAATTGTGTAATGGCCACGAGCGTAGTTGTTGGCTGCGTCCTCCTTACCATTGATCAACTGTTCAGGGTGGAACAGCTGGCGGTAAGGGCCGGTCCTGACTACGTCTGAAACATAAGGGACATGTTAATCTTATTGGTCCAAAAAAGGCTAGCAATGAGGAAACAATTTCATTATAGCAGTATTCTGACTGTAAATAACTGCAGGGCTAAGTACTAGGTTAAATGATGGTTATATTAACTTAAATTTCCTTTTAGGAGTCATATCATTTATCAGAgcttattttttccctaaatttctaAATGGTCTTACTAGATTATATCAGATAGGTAAAGCAAGTGAAATAGTAAACTTATTGAAAATATCAAAGTCCACCAGCGAATAGGAAGTTCACCAGAAtcaaagaaaactttattcaTATGGGTAACTCAAGAAAATTACTTACCAACAACAGTGGGCTCCAGATCCACGTAGATTGCACGTGGAACATACTTGCCCCTTCCTGTTTCTTGGAAGAAGGTTGTGTACATGTTTTCTTCTTGGGGAACATCTTCGGCTGAGAAAGAATTTAACAAAAGTTAGTAAAAATCTTCGGGTATGAATGTAGTCTGTCCAATCTGTTTTACTTTCCCACTTTCTGACTGCGGAAAAGTATAAGCATATACAAAGGggaaacatataaataaagaaaataacaggtAAAAAAGTGTACAGAGCAGTTAAGAAATATACCCATTGACGGGGAAGTATCCAAATATAGAGACATAAATGAGATAACTGAGaggataaatgtataaatgagagATATTCATAAgcacaaaagaaataaatataaatatcaagtgTATATAGGAAAGCACAAAGCGATCGAACACCACTTACCGAGGTGGCCATCGGGCTGGATTCCGTGTTCCAAGCAGTACAGTTCCCAGCAAGCGTTGCCAATCTGCACGCCGGCCTGACCGATGTGGACGCTGATGCACTCACgctgtgaaaagaagaaaaaacgattgAATTTCCTTTTCGAAAATATAAGAGGTAGattcagagagagaaggagagagccagacagagggggatggagggagagagagagataactgtgTAATTgcagataaattgatatatagatagacagatatataaagctTACCACAAATAAGAAATGGGTCCCGCGAAAAGTGCATTAAACTCATCAACTGCATTTATTACCGtgaataacaaagacaaaatggAAAGATGTCTCGTCATcattaatggttaaaaaaatgtaatcattGCCAAACACGTTGCAATTCGAAATATAATAGCGTTTTCGGAGAGTCAAGCCGTGATTCCGGAGCGAACGTTATGAAAATCACTCTGTTCGAAATCGCTTTTTTGAACTTTCTACAACTACGCTGAACTAAATTCCTTATTCGCTGAAGTTTCCTTTGCATGACAACTCTGGACTGGAATTATCCCCATCAAATCGACATTACATCAGATTTATACCATGGAATTACATCTACTGAGATTGCTAGTCGAGAAAAAGTATGTATGTCAGTCATGATCTGCATTAAAGTGGAAATGCAGAGATGATTCTTATCTCATTCAGCCTGCTCAGGTCACAGACAGATTAGCATGTGGAAAAGACGTGCCcacatgtatgtgaatatgcGGCACATATCGTCTGAAGATTAGGTCCTAGTACATGTCAGATTCATCTATTGAtcaataattttatgtaaatgcatgtttttgcaatacaaatatttatacatatatacatatatatatatatatatatatatatatatatatatatatatatatatatatatatatatgtgtgtgtgtgtgtgtgtgtgtgtgtgtgtgtgtgtgtgtgtgtgtgtgtgtgtgtgtgtgtgtgtgtgtgtgtgtgtgtgtgtgtgtgtgtaggtgtgtgagatgtgtgtgtgtgtgagtgtgagagagagagagagggagagagagagagagagtgtgtgtgtgtttatatatatatatatatatatatatatatatatatatatatatatatatata is a genomic window containing:
- the LOC119576202 gene encoding tubulin alpha-2 chain-like isoform X1 translates to MPERECISVHIGQAGVQIGNACWELYCLEHGIQPDGHLAEDVPQEENMYTTFFQETGRGKYVPRAIYVDLEPTVVDVVRTGPYRQLFHPEQLINGKEDAANNYARGHYTIGKEQVDLVMDKLRKMADACSGLQGFLVFHSFGGGTGSGFTSLLMERLSVDYGKKSKLQFTVYPAPQICTAVVEPYNSILTTHTTLEHSDCAFMVDNEAIYDICRRNLGIERPSYENLNRLIGQIVSSITASLRFDGALNVDLTEFQTNLVPYPRIHFPLVTYAPVLSVEKVSARGIGSATDVTVKIIIIIMLLLLQQL
- the LOC119576202 gene encoding tubulin alpha-2 chain-like isoform X2, producing the protein MRECISVHIGQAGVQIGNACWELYCLEHGIQPDGHLAEDVPQEENMYTTFFQETGRGKYVPRAIYVDLEPTVVDVVRTGPYRQLFHPEQLINGKEDAANNYARGHYTIGKEQVDLVMDKLRKMADACSGLQGFLVFHSFGGGTGSGFTSLLMERLSVDYGKKSKLQFTVYPAPQICTAVVEPYNSILTTHTTLEHSDCAFMVDNEAIYDICRRNLGIERPSYENLNRLIGQIVSSITASLRFDGALNVDLTEFQTNLVPYPRIHFPLVTYAPVLSVEKVSARGIGSATDVTVKIIIIIMLLLLQQL